One stretch of Meriones unguiculatus strain TT.TT164.6M chromosome 7, Bangor_MerUng_6.1, whole genome shotgun sequence DNA includes these proteins:
- the LOC110547765 gene encoding uncharacterized protein LOC110547765, producing MPHTKKSTHSSLKKYCAYTENAVTAKSIRVQLLQVLKNLNTVFIIPLIKLAWHLFPEPFKFGVIYERKYVSGDCKAHVQRTGAATDIPPRLQQDRPPLDRCDSFNLPLEVETLHSRRLVSRRSKGGGDRGTQAIHCPASAALRDGSPCGFTPVSSPRNPHRNPARQRNPPSHGLATGTGPRCGGQGAWLPSAISPTYFSGNHAKDNTVTATDKKVPPANPTLRQDFAKLPILALPSTGRHAPPHAVRLGLLKRVKHLPQAREQRPQEATHPPPSHNLSK from the exons ATGCCACATACTAAAAAGAGCACCCACAGTTCCCTTAAGAAGTACTGCGCTTATACCGAGAATGCTGTCACTGCTAAAAGCATCCGGGTCCAACTTTTACAAGTGCTTAAGAATCTTAACACAGTTTTTATAATACC GCTGATAAAACTCGCGTGGCATTTGTTCCCTGAACCATTTAAGTTCGGAGTGATCTACGAGAGG AAATACGTCTCCGGGGATTGCAAAGCCCACGTCCAGAGAACAGGTGCCGCCACCGACATACCCCCTCGACTCCAGCAGGACAGACCTCCGCTGGACCGCTGTGACTCATTTAACCTTCCCCTAGAAGTTGAGACCCTCCACAGCCGCCGGCTTGTCAGTCGCCGATCTAAGGGAGGGGGAGACCGAGGCACCCAGGCCATTCACTGCCCAGCCTCCGCCGCTCTCCGGGACGGATCTCCGTGCGGGTTCACTCCGGTTTCCAGCCCCAGAAACCCACACAGAAACCCCGCAAGGCAGAGGAACCCGCCTTCCCACGGTCTGGCCACGGGGACCGGACCCCGCTGCGGGGGACAAGGAGCG tggTTGCCATCTGCCATTTCACCTACATATTTTTCGGGAAATCACGCAAAGGATAATACTGTTACTGCTACGGACAAGAAG gtaCCGCCAGCAAATCCTACCTTAAGACAAGACTTTGCCAAGTTGCCCATATTAGCCTTGCCAAGCACTGGGAGGCATGCACCTCCTCATGCAGTGAGACTGGGATTACTGAAGAGGGTGAAGCATTTGCCTCAGGCTCGCGAACAACGACCCCAGGAAGCAACCCATCCACCTCCTTCACACAATTTGAGCAAATGA